In Anaerolineales bacterium, the sequence TCGTTGAGCTTGATTTTACTCTTACCAGCCTGTTTTAGCCAGCGAAGCGCTTGGCTACCTCAGCCCAGTTGACCACGTTCCACCAAGCAGTGATGTAATCGGGGCGGCGATTCTGATAGTTGAGGTAATAGGCGTGTTCCCACACGTCGACGCCCAGGATGGGGGTGTGGCCGCTCGAGAGCGGCGTGTCCTGGTTGGGCGTGGAGACCACGTCCAAGCCACCATCGGACTTCTTCACCAGCCAGGCCCAACCGCTGCCAAACTGGCCGACGCCGGCCTTGGCGAGCTTGTCCTGGAAGCTGGCAAAATCACCAAAGGCTTTGTTGATGGCCTCGGCCAGGTCGCCTTCCGGCTCCCCACCGCCGTTGGGGGACATAATCTCCCAGAACAGGGTGTGGTTGTAGTGGCCGCCGCCGTTGTTGCGCACGGCGGTGCGAATGTCTTCGGGAATGCTGTTGAGATCCTTGAGCAAGTCCTCGATGGACTTATCGGCCAGGTCGGGATGCTTCTCGATGGCCGCGTTGAGGTTGTTCACATACGCCTGGTGGTGCTTGCCATGATGGATTTCCATGGTGCGCGCATCAATGTGCGGTTCCAGCGCAGCGGGTTCATAGGGAAGGT encodes:
- a CDS encoding superoxide dismutase, encoding MAFSLPNLPYEPAALEPHIDARTMEIHHGKHHQAYVNNLNAAIEKHPDLADKSIEDLLKDLNSIPEDIRTAVRNNGGGHYNHTLFWEIMSPNGGGEPEGDLAEAINKAFGDFASFQDKLAKAGVGQFGSGWAWLVKKSDGGLDVVSTPNQDTPLSSGHTPILGVDVWEHAYYLNYQNRRPDYITAWWNVVNWAEVAKRFAG